The Myxococcus fulvus sequence GGGTGGCTCCCTCTTTGCGTGTCGGCCGCGCCCCGGAATCGGGGTGCGTTCACCCCTATGTCGAAGCTGCGGAAAGCTTCTCGACATGGCCCCGAAAATACCCGGCGATTTCCTCCCGGTGGGCCACAAGCCCTCGTCATTCCAGGGGAATCCATGTCTCGAGGCCAGGTGAGGCTCTCCGGAATGCTCAGAGGACCTTGCCCGGATTGAGGATGCCGAGGGGGTCCATCGCGGCCTTGAGGCGGTGGTGCAGGCGCAGGCCCTCCTCGCCGAGCTGGCGCCCCAGGAAGGGCTGCTTCAGCGCCCCCACGCCGTGCTCGCCGGTGATGGTGCCGCCCAGGTCCAGCGCGGCCGCGAGGATGTCATCGAACGCGCCGCGGGCCCGCGTGAGCGCCGCGGGGTCCTGGCGGTCGAAGACGACGGTGGGGTGCATGTTCCCATCGCCCGCGTGGCCGAAGGTCCCCACGAGCACGCCGCGCTCGGCGGCGATGCGCTCCACGGCGGCGAGCAGCTCGGGGATTCGGGACAGGGGCACGCCCACGTCGTCGAGCAGCGTGGCGCCTTGTCGTTCGAGCGCGGGATAGGCGAGGCGGCGCGCGGTGAGCAGCAGCTCGCCCTCCGCTTCATCGGTGGAGTGGGTGACGAAGGTCGCGCCCGCGGCCTCGCAGACCGCCGCCATGGTCTCGATTTCCGCCACGCCCTGGTCGCCGCCCGCGTCCGAGCGCGCCAGGAGGAACGCGGCCGCGTCCACGTCCAGGCCCAGGGGTTTGTACGCCTCCACGGCGCGGCAGGTGGCCTGGTCCATGAGCTCCAGCATGGACGGGCGCGTGCGCGCCATGATGTCCGTGACGGCCGCGCCCGCGCCCGCGAGCGTGGGGAAGGTGGCGACCAGCGTGGTCGCCCTGGGGGGCCTGGGGCGGAGGCGCAGCGTCGCCTCGGTGATGACGCCGAGCGTGCCCTCCGAGCCGACGAACAGCCGGGTCAAATCGTAGCCCGCGACGTTCTTCACGGTGCGCCCGCCGGTGCGCACCACCGAGCCGTCCGCGAGCACCACCTCCAGCCCCAGCACCGCGTCCCCGGTGACGCCGTACTTCACGCAGCACAGGCCGCCGGCGTTGGTAGCCAGGTTGCCGCCCAGGCTGGAGAACTCCCAGCTCGCGGGGTCCGGCGCGTACCAGAGCCCCTGCGCCGCCGCGGCCGCCTTCACCTCCGCGTTCAGCACGCCCGGCTGCACGACGGCGAGCATCCCCTTCGCGTCGACCTCCAGCACCCGGTTCATCCGCATCAGCGACAGCACGATGCAGCCGTCCAGCGCGTTGGCGCCGCCGGACAGTCCCGAGCCCGCGCCGCGAGGAACCACAGGGACCTTGTGCGCCGAGGCGACCTGGAGCACCGCGCGCACGTCGTCCGCGCAGGTGGCGCGGACCAGGACTCCAGGGGTGCCCGCGGGGGCCCACTCGGCCTGATCACGCCGGTGCGCCTCCAACACATCCGCGTCGGTGACGAGGGCATCGGCGGGGAGCACCGCTGCGAGCGCTCGCAGCAGAGCTGCGTTAGGGTCCTTCGTCATGGAGCGCCCTCACGGCCGCGTAACGATTTTCGAAGCCGAAGGGCCGTTTCTAACGATTTCTACAAAGCCGTAACGAATTTCTGGGCGAAAGCCCTTTCTCTAACGATTTCTAAACTCGGTACGGAGGACCCGATGCCGTCTTCCTCTGAGCCTCCGACGCGTGGACGCCGTGACCCCTCGCACGAGCGGGCCACGGCGTTCCTCGCGTCACCTCAGGGCGTCAGCTTCATCAACAACAGATCCGAGCTGCCGTAGGGCGTGTACACCGTGCCGCCCACCTCCTCCGCCGAGGAGAGCATGCCGCCGAACCAGGTCTCGCCCGTGGGCGTCATCCCCAGCAGCACCGGGTCCATGGCCGTCTCATTCAGCGCGCGCGACCACCGGTGCGAACCATCCGCCCCGTACTTCGCCACGAAGGCCTTGAGCTCCCCGCCCGTCGGATTCAACGGACCGCCGCCCAGGTCCGAGCGCAGGTGGAACACCCCCATCGTCACCAGGTTGCCCTGCGCATCCGCCACCAGCCGGCGCGGATACTCGCCCTCCGTGCCGCCGTACGCCCGCAGCCACCGGTCCGTGCCCGCGCTCTCCAGCGTCCCCAGCACCAGGTCCGGCACTCCACCGACGTTCGTCGTCACCGTGCCACCCGCGTACGCGATGCTGCCGTACGCCTGCGCGACGAACCCCACCGCGCCTCCAGGCAGCACCGCCACCCCCGTCACCTGCCCGTTCACGCCGCTGCCCTCCAGCCTGCGCACCCAGTCGAGCGCCCCGTGCATGGAGTAGCGCACCACGAACGGCGTCCGCGCCACCGTCGCCCCCAGCTCGTTGCCGTCTCCCGCCAGACCGCCCAACACGATGTTCCCCTGGCTGTCCGTCGCCACCGCCAGGCCCTCCGTGTTGGACTGCCCCGCCTGGAACACCCGGGCCCACGAGAGCTGCCCCTCCCAGGTGAACCTCGCCAGGAACGCGCCCGTCGTGGGTTGCTCCTCCCGGCGCGTGCTCTCACCCGCATCGACCTGGCCCACGCCGAAGTCCGTGAAGCCTCGGAAGCTGCCCGTGAGAATCAGGCTGCCCTGCGCGTCCGTCGCCACGCCCGCAACCCGGAACACCTGGTGCGGACGCGTGCCGCCCGGGTCCAGGTGCGCCCGGAAGGCCTTCGCCCAGACAGGCTGGCCACTCGGGGAGAGCTTCAAGAGGAAGATGCCGCCCGTCCCCATCGACGTGCCCGGCAACGGCCCCTGGCCGAAGTCCGGCTGCCCGAAGTACTCGCCCGCCAGCAGCACGTTGCCCTCGGGCGTCACCGCCGCGCCCTCCACCTGCATCCACGTCCCCGCCGAGGCCTGCGGGAAGGAGCGCGACCACTGGTGCGAACCATCCGCGCGGAAGCGGCTGACCAACAAGCCCTCCGGGTTGTTCGCCGGCCCACCCAAAGTACCCAGGTTGCCCACGTCACCCGCGATGACGTAGCCCCCCGTCGGGTCCGTGGCCATGGCGTGGGGCACCTCGCCGTTCACCCCACCCAGCTTGCGCACCGACGACAGCGAGCCGCCCGTGCCCTGCGTGCCGCACTCCGTGGTCGTCGTCGCATAGGTGAAGACCAGCCGGGGCCGCAGCGCCCGCAGCTCCAGCGAGGCGAAGTCCGTCCCGTCCCCCACCTCCGGCAACAGCACGAAGCCGTACTCGCCCGGCCCCGTCACGTGCGCGCTCACGTCGTACTCCACCACGCTGTCACTCAAGAGCGCGCCCACGTTCGCCAGCGCGCCCCCCACCGGCGCGGGCCGGTTGTTCCAGGTCAATGAAGAGCCCGTCCACGCCGAGGACGTGGCGTGCAGCGCGGGGCCGTTCGAGGAGCCATCCAGCACGTTCAGCCGCAGCCGCGCCCGGACGAAGCCCGTGTGCTGCGTGACGATGAAGCGCAGGTACGCCTCCTGCCGGGGGTTGCCATCCGAGACCAGCTTCGTCGAGTCGCCGAAGGTCGTGTCCGGCGCGTCCGCCGAGACGTACGTGTCGTCGTTCACCGGCAGGTCCGACTCCTCGTAGCGCGTCACCTCCCGGCACCCCTCCACCCCCTGCTCCAAGGACGCTGTCGCCTCCACCTCCGTCCCCGCCGCGCCACCACCACACGCCACCGCCATCCCCATCACCGGCAACAGCCCCAAGCCCCTGCTCCACCACCGCATCGCCATGACCTTCCGCCTCTCCCAGTTGAACTACCGTCACATCTGAATTGCATCTGTGATGCCAATGCCAGACATGCTCGCGGTCCCCTCTCCGCACAGCCAGAAGGCCTCGCGTCCCGCTGGGACAGGTGTTTCATTTCCCTCACCGGGAGTGATGAGGGAATGACAGGGAAAGCCATTCCTCACGGCGGTCCCTCCGAGGTGAATCTCCCTCAGCGCCGGTCGCTCACCGGGCGAGCGGGAGCGGCGGCGGGCGTGAAGCTCCTCGCGCGCCTCCAGGGTCCAAAGCCAGCCCCCTGGTCAGCGCATCGCTCCCGCTGGCATCAACCCGGGCGGCCGGAGGAAGTCCTTCCGCACCCGCGCAACGACTTGCAGCCCTCGTCACCGCGGCGCGTCCTCATGCCCCCACGCTTCCTCGTCGCCCGAGCGTCTGCGTGGCCCACGTCCACCCGCCCGCTCGACGCCCACGGCCCCTCGCGCGGATTCGGCTAACCTCCGCCTCACGCGCCATGGCCGAGGACGCCTCCACCCCGACGACATCCACCCGGCCCGAGGAACCCCGGCTGTCCTTCCCCCGGCTCCTGCTCGTGCGCATCTGGAGCCTGTGGCTGGACGCGGTGAACCGGGCGGCGGACCTGGCCGTCCTCGCGTGGCGCCCTCGCCTCCTGGGGCCCGCGCTGTCCCTGTGGCTGCGCGAGCTGCTCGTGTCGCCCTACCGGCCGCGTCGCTCCTTCGAGGTAATCCGTCTCCTCCAGGTCCACGGCCAGGGCTTCGACGAGCTGATGTACGGCGAGACGCCCGTGCACACCGCCCTGGGGCTCTTCCAGCAGGCCGGGCTCACCGCCCACGGCCACCTGGTGGACCTGGGCGCCGGACGCGGCCGGGCCCTGCTCGCCGCGCGCTGGCTGGGCGCCCGGGCCACGGGCATCGAGCTGCTCCGGGAGCACGTCACCCTCGCCTCCGCCCCCCTGTCCCGAGCGGGCGCGGTGCTGCGCCAGGGCGACGCGGCCCTGGCCGACCTGGGCGAGGCCACCCATGTCCTCGTCAACTGGACGGCCCTGTCGCCCCAGACACGGACCCGGCTCGTCGCCCGCCTGCGCACCTGCCGCCCCGGCACCCGTGTCCTCACGGTGACCCGCCCCATCGAGGCCCCGGGCTTCACCGTGCGCTCCCGACACCGCGCCCTCTTCACCTGGGGCCTCGAGCCCGTATGGATTCACGAAGTCCCGGACTCCGCCGCCCAGGTCCCGACTTCCACCTCTTGAGAATCCCCGCCCGTCCGAGGGAGCGGGTGCATCCGACCCTCCAGTGGCTTCCGCTCGTGGGCCTTACTGTCTAGTCTCGCCGGTCCGATACCGGCCGGCAGGAGCCGGGAGTGGTGCGTCCCTCTTTCCGTGCCGGATGACCCGGGCCCTGGACATCCCCCTTCCGGGGCCCCACAGGAGCAGACTCAGATGAAGGCTTGGATGGCCGTGGCGATGCTGGCGGTGGTTCCCCTCGTCGGATGCGGTGGTTCGCGCGAGCTGAACCGCGCGCGCGCCGAGACGAACGTGCTGAAGAAGGACACGGCTGCGCTGCGCGCGGAGAACGAGGCACTGAAGACCAAGGTGACCGAGCTGGAGGGCGAGGTGGCCAGCA is a genomic window containing:
- a CDS encoding DUF7594 domain-containing protein translates to MAMRWWSRGLGLLPVMGMAVACGGGAAGTEVEATASLEQGVEGCREVTRYEESDLPVNDDTYVSADAPDTTFGDSTKLVSDGNPRQEAYLRFIVTQHTGFVRARLRLNVLDGSSNGPALHATSSAWTGSSLTWNNRPAPVGGALANVGALLSDSVVEYDVSAHVTGPGEYGFVLLPEVGDGTDFASLELRALRPRLVFTYATTTTECGTQGTGGSLSSVRKLGGVNGEVPHAMATDPTGGYVIAGDVGNLGTLGGPANNPEGLLVSRFRADGSHQWSRSFPQASAGTWMQVEGAAVTPEGNVLLAGEYFGQPDFGQGPLPGTSMGTGGIFLLKLSPSGQPVWAKAFRAHLDPGGTRPHQVFRVAGVATDAQGSLILTGSFRGFTDFGVGQVDAGESTRREEQPTTGAFLARFTWEGQLSWARVFQAGQSNTEGLAVATDSQGNIVLGGLAGDGNELGATVARTPFVVRYSMHGALDWVRRLEGSGVNGQVTGVAVLPGGAVGFVAQAYGSIAYAGGTVTTNVGGVPDLVLGTLESAGTDRWLRAYGGTEGEYPRRLVADAQGNLVTMGVFHLRSDLGGGPLNPTGGELKAFVAKYGADGSHRWSRALNETAMDPVLLGMTPTGETWFGGMLSSAEEVGGTVYTPYGSSDLLLMKLTP
- a CDS encoding FAD-binding oxidoreductase; its protein translation is MTKDPNAALLRALAAVLPADALVTDADVLEAHRRDQAEWAPAGTPGVLVRATCADDVRAVLQVASAHKVPVVPRGAGSGLSGGANALDGCIVLSLMRMNRVLEVDAKGMLAVVQPGVLNAEVKAAAAAQGLWYAPDPASWEFSSLGGNLATNAGGLCCVKYGVTGDAVLGLEVVLADGSVVRTGGRTVKNVAGYDLTRLFVGSEGTLGVITEATLRLRPRPPRATTLVATFPTLAGAGAAVTDIMARTRPSMLELMDQATCRAVEAYKPLGLDVDAAAFLLARSDAGGDQGVAEIETMAAVCEAAGATFVTHSTDEAEGELLLTARRLAYPALERQGATLLDDVGVPLSRIPELLAAVERIAAERGVLVGTFGHAGDGNMHPTVVFDRQDPAALTRARGAFDDILAAALDLGGTITGEHGVGALKQPFLGRQLGEEGLRLHHRLKAAMDPLGILNPGKVL
- a CDS encoding SAM-dependent methyltransferase; translation: MAEDASTPTTSTRPEEPRLSFPRLLLVRIWSLWLDAVNRAADLAVLAWRPRLLGPALSLWLRELLVSPYRPRRSFEVIRLLQVHGQGFDELMYGETPVHTALGLFQQAGLTAHGHLVDLGAGRGRALLAARWLGARATGIELLREHVTLASAPLSRAGAVLRQGDAALADLGEATHVLVNWTALSPQTRTRLVARLRTCRPGTRVLTVTRPIEAPGFTVRSRHRALFTWGLEPVWIHEVPDSAAQVPTSTS